The window TTTGTGCCGCTGACACGGGCTGAGGTTCATGCGATCGCGCAGCAGTTTCGGTTGATCGCCGATCCGAACCTCTGCCTGATTGCGGAGGTGGAGGGTAAGCCTGCGGCGATGGCGGTGGCGCTTCCCAACATCAATGAGACGGCGGCCGATCTCGACGGCAAGCTCTTTCCGCTGGGGTGGGCGAAGTTGCTTTACCGGCTTAAAGCCAGGCCGCCGAAGACGTTTCGGCAGATTTTGCTGGGGGTCAAACGCGAGTATCGCGGAAGCGTGCTGGGGGGCTTAAGTGTGCTGCTCTACGTGACGATTCATCGCACGGCATACTCGCGGGGCTATCAGGAGGCCGAGGCCAGCTGGACGCTCTCCGATAACGACCGGATCAACCAGGGGATGGCGTTTATGGGGGCGGAGCACTACAAGACCTACCGCATCTACGAGCGGGAGATTTAAGTTGCTTTGAGCGATGTGCGGAGGTGGTGATGCGGGTGTTTCTGACGGGTGGAACGGGGTTTGTGGGCTCGCATGTGGCCGAGGTGCTTCAGGAGGTGGGCCACGAGGTGGTGGCGCTGGTCCGGGAGAGTTCCGATGTGCGGCATCTGAACGCGCTGGGGGTGGAGCGGGTCGTGGGCTCGCTGGGGGCACCGCAGGCGCTCGTTGAGGTGTTGGAGAGCTGCGAGGCGGTGATTCACGTGGCGGGGATGACCACGGGGAAGAGTGCGCGGGAGCTCTTTGAGGTCAACGGGGCGGGCAGCGGGAAGTTGGCTCAGGTGGCGGCCGAGGCCGGTGTTGAGCGCTTTGTGTACGTGTCGAGCACCGCGGCGCAGGGTCCGGGAGAGGGGAGAGAGCCGCGGCCGCGGGGTGTGCGGCCGCAGCCGGTGAGTTATTACGGGCGCAGCAAGTTGCAGGGAGAGGGGGCCGTGCTGGCACTGCGGGAGAACATGGGGGTGACGATTCTGCGACCGCCGCCTGTGTATGGTCCGCGCGATCGGGATATGTTTCAGGTTTTTCAGCTGGCGAGGTTTGGCGTGGGCCCGGTGCTGGGGGATGGGTTGCGCTGGTTGAGCGTGATTCATGTGCACGATGTGGCGCGGGCGGCGCTGCGTTGTCTTGATGATGAAGGGACGGCCAACGTCTATACGGTAGATGACGGGGGGCGCTACACCTGGCGCGATCTGACGCGGATCGTGGGGGAGGCTGTGGGGCGACGCCCGGTGCACCTGCCGATTCCGCAGGTGCTCTTCGGGGCGGCGGCGCTTCTCAGTGAGGCGGGTGGCAAGGCGGTGGGGGCGACGCCGATCTTCAATACCGATAAGTACGCGGAGATGTCGCAGCAATCCTGGGTGTGCGGGCATGAGGCGATTGCCGAGAAGCTGGGGTGGGCGCCGACCTTGAGGCTTGAGGAGGGGGCGCGGCAGACGGCGCAGTGGTATCGCGAGCAGGGCTGGCTTTAAGACTCCCGGGCCACTCGGAGCGCAGGCGTGGCGTGACGCGTTGGGGTGAGGAAGGTCAGCGAGGTTAGAGAGATTCAGGCTGAATAAAAAAGGCCGCCCGGAGTGCCGGGCGGCCTTTTTTCGATCAGGTTGCTCTGGAGACGATCTTTATCGACGGAAGTGTCGATGTGTCGTGCGTGATCTTACATCTCGTCGAGGGTCTCGATGCCGAGGATGGCGAGGCCGGCTCCCAGGGTGTTCTGGACGGCGCGGGCCAGGAGGATGAGGCCGTCTTTGCGGGGGCCTTCCAGGTCGACGATGCGGTGGTCGGCGTCGTTGTAGAGGGTGCTGAAGGTTTTGGAGATGTTAAAGAGGGCCTCGGTGATGCGACCGGGGGAGAGCTGGGTGGCGGCGGTTTCGACGGTGCGGGGCCAGTCCTGGAGCTGGCGAATCACCGCAAGTTCGAGATCGC of the Lujinxingia sediminis genome contains:
- a CDS encoding NAD-dependent epimerase/dehydratase family protein; translation: MRVFLTGGTGFVGSHVAEVLQEVGHEVVALVRESSDVRHLNALGVERVVGSLGAPQALVEVLESCEAVIHVAGMTTGKSARELFEVNGAGSGKLAQVAAEAGVERFVYVSSTAAQGPGEGREPRPRGVRPQPVSYYGRSKLQGEGAVLALRENMGVTILRPPPVYGPRDRDMFQVFQLARFGVGPVLGDGLRWLSVIHVHDVARAALRCLDDEGTANVYTVDDGGRYTWRDLTRIVGEAVGRRPVHLPIPQVLFGAAALLSEAGGKAVGATPIFNTDKYAEMSQQSWVCGHEAIAEKLGWAPTLRLEEGARQTAQWYREQGWL